A DNA window from Aythya fuligula isolate bAytFul2 chromosome 4, bAytFul2.pri, whole genome shotgun sequence contains the following coding sequences:
- the IRF2 gene encoding interferon regulatory factor 2, whose protein sequence is MPVERMRMRPWLEEQINSNTIPGLKWINKEKKIFQIPWMHAARHGWDVEKDAPLFRNWAIHTGKYQSGVDKPDPKTWKANFRCAMNSLPDIEEVKDKSIKKGNNAFRVYRMLPLSERPSKKGKKTKSEKDDKFKQIKQEPVESSFGINGLNDVTSDYFLPSSIKNEVDSTVNIVVVGQPHLDGSSEEQVIVANPPDVCQVVEVTTESDEQPLSMSQLYPLQISPVSSYAESETTDSVPSDEENAEGRLHWQKKNIEGKQYLSNLGMRNTSHTLPSMATFVANKPDLQVTIKEESCPLPYNSSWPPFPDIPLPQVVSTASTSSSRPDRETRASVIKKTSDITQSRVKSC, encoded by the exons gAGAAGAAGATTTTTCAGATTCCATGGATGCATGCTGCAAGACATGGGTGGGATGTTGAAAAAGATGCTCCCTTATTTAGAAACTGGGCAATTCACACAG GAAAATACCAGTCGGGGGTAGATAAACCTGATCCAAAGACATGGAAAGCAAACTTCCGCTGTGCTATGAACTCTCTGCCAGATATAGAAGAAGTGAAGGACAAAAGtataaagaaaggaaacaatGCCTTCAGGGTGTACCGGATGCTGCCACTATCTGAAAGACCTTCCAAAAAAG gaaaaaaaacaaagtccGAGAAGGACGACAAATTCAAACAAATTAAG CAAGAGCCAGTTGAATCATCTTTTGGGATTAATGGGCTAAATGATGTCACTTCTGACTATTTCCTGCCCTCCAgtataaaaaatgaagttgacAGTACAGTGAACATTGTAG TTGTAGGACAGCCGCACCTTGATGGCAGCAGTGAGGAGCAGGTGATAGTTGCCAATCCTCCAGATGTTTGCCAGGTAGTAGAGGTGACAACGGAAAGTGATGAACAGCCCCTCAGCATGAGCCAACTGTACCCCCTACAGATCTCCCCTGTCTCGTCCTATGCAG AAAGTGAAACGACTGACAGCGTTCCAAGCgatgaagaaaatgcagag GGCCGACTTCattggcagaagaaaaacattgaagGCAAACAGTATCTCAGCAATCTGGGAATGAGGAACACTTCTCATACGCTTCCCAGCATGGCCACTTTCGTTGCCAACAAGCCTGACCTGCAGGTGACCATCAAAGAAGAAAGCTGCCCACTGCCTTACAACAGCTCCTGGCCCCCGTTCCCAGACATCCCCCTGCCACAAGTAGTGTCCACAGCCTCCACTAGCAGCAGCCGGCCAGACCGCGAGACGCGGGCAAGTGTCATCAAGAAAACGTCAGACATCACCCAGTCGAGAGTCAAGAGCTGCTAA